Genomic segment of Anguilla rostrata isolate EN2019 chromosome 13, ASM1855537v3, whole genome shotgun sequence:
ccttcttCATACTTTTTCAAGAGAAGCTTATCAATAGGTTTCCTAAAGAAAATGGATCTGAAATTTCAATACTGGACTGCCACAGTGTCTAACTTAAATCCAGAAAGCCTGCTGAGTCTACTGGTTTAACTGCAGTCTCGGGAATGGTTCattctctgctggttttcagtgtgtttcagctcTGAAGCTTATGTCTTGTCAGTGTTTGGGCACATGCcgtgtttccaaggcctaaaggagctgctaattgaaaggaaaaaacTCATAAACCTGCAAACCCTGGACTGGAGTTTGCGGTCCCTTCTTTAGAAGGGGTCTCCTACCACTCtgcattgcattttgtttgtgtttgcggGTTATATAAGACAGCAACtctgaaataaaatgtcttttatCTTCTAGAACAACAGCTACCAGTCCATGACGGACCCCTACATGTCAAGCTACTATCCCCCCTCTATCGGCTTCCCCTACCCCCTGAGCGAGGCACCCTGGTCCACGGGCGGGGACCCACCGATCCCCTACCTGACCCCCTACGCACCCCTCAGCAATGGGGACCACCATTTTATGCACGATACGGTTTTCGGGCAGCCTGGGGGACTGGGGAGTAACATCTACCAGCACAGGTTCAACTTCTTCCCTGAGAACCCGGCCTTCTCGGCCTGGGGCACCAGCGGCTCCCAGGGACagcagactcagagctcagcgtACGGGGGCAGCTACAGCTACCCGCCCAGCTCCCTGGGGGGCACCCTGGTGGACGGGCAGACTGGTTTCCACAGCGAAACCATGAGTAAGGCCCCTGGGATGAACAGCCTGGAGCAGGGCATGGTGGGGCTGAAGATCGGGGGCGAACTGGCGGGGTCGGGTGTCAAGGCCGTGGGCTCCATGATCGGCGGGGCAGCGGGAAACGGCGGGGCGCCCATCGGCATGCCGCCGCCCAAGCCGGCGTCCTGGGCGGCCATCGCCAGCAAACCCGCCAAGCCGCAGCTGAAGGTTAAGACCAAGCCTGGCATGCCCCTCCCAGGTGGGGCTCTCCCACCCCCGCCGATCAAACACAACATGGACATTGGCACCTGGGACAACAAGGGCCCTGCCTCAAAACCGCCCCCTTCccaccaacccctcccccaccctcatggccacacccaccctctccccccgccccagcaggccccgccccccctgcagTCGCCGCAGTCCCTGGCGCAACAGCAGCTCTCCCTGCAGGCCCCACCCCACCAGGCCCAGCCCCTTCACAACCCCTACCAGAACCACGCCCAGGCCCCACCTCCGCAAACCCGCTGGGTTGCCCCCCGCAACCGTAACCTCGGTTACGGGCAGGGAGGGGCCGTCGACGGGGGTGGCGgaggctcctcttcctctggcGGAGGTGGCCCCCCAGGGGCGGGAcccggcggggtgggggcggggcctggaggGGCGGAGTCCCACCCAGTGCTGGAAAAGCTGCGGGCGGCGCACAGCTACAACCCAAAGGACTTTGACTGGAACCTGCGCACCGGCCGCGTCTTCATCATCAAGAGCTACTCCGAAGACGACATCCACCGCTCCATCAAGTACTCCATCTGGTGCAGCACGGAGCACGGCAACAAGCGCCTGGACGCCGCCTTCCGCGCCATGGCGACCAAGGGCCCGGTGTACCTGCTGTTCAGCGTGAACGGCAGCGGGCACTTCTGCGGCGTGGCCGAGATGCGCTCGCCCGTGGACTACGGCACCAGCGCCGGCGTCTGGTCCCAGGACAAGTGGAAGGGCAAGTTCGACGTCAACTGGCTGTTTGTGAAGGACGTGCCCAACAGCCAGCTGAGGCACATCCGCCTGGAGAACAACGACAACAAGCCCGTCACCAACTCACGGGACACGCAGGAGGTGCCGCTGGAGAAGGCCAAGCAGGTGCTGAAGATCATCGCCACCTACAAGCACACCACCTCCATCTTCGACGACTTCTCCCACTACGAGAagcggcaggaggaggaggaggtggtgcgCAAGGTAACCCTGCTCCGAAACCCGCACGTGCACACGTCTGCAAACCGGCATATGTATAAATGCAGGCACACccgcacgtgcacgtgcacacacacacacctgcagacgAACGCACGTACAAATACAGACGCGCACAGGCATACATGCATACTTgcgtatacacatacacgcaagcatgtatatgtgcacaaagaatacacacacatatgcacccaGGCAGGCACGCCACTCAACGCACATACGCGCACTAGTGAATCAATACATGCATGTACTTGCACATACGTGTGGACACACCAGTTGCATACTGTTTTTGTGAAACTGCTTCTGCACAGCTGGTGTAGTAGTGTGCTTCAAACATctctaatgtttgtttttgtaatgtatcTCTCCGTGGGTTTTCTTACTCTCAGTGGGATGTAAAGGCCTGCGTTTTCCAGTGTTGTGAGGTCAGTTGACTTTTCTCTGTAAAGTCTCCTGGAGCAGAGACgcgttttctgttttctctgtgtctcccagcacagagacacatctGCATGCTGCAGGGACAGATTAAAACTCTGTGATTGGGCAGTCTGGGCTCTGCCTCCGTCTGATTGGTCCCAGGCTTTAGCCAGCCTGTTGAGCAGCAGCCCAGCCCTGCAGCTGGGGTTGGTGTGCCCTTTTCAGTCTCTCGGCTCTTCTCTGAGTCAGGGCTGTGAGTGTTAACTCCAGGCGTTCATTTCCAAGTCCCCTGTACCAGCTGCTAAGGATGCCTCTCCAAATGATACCGTATTCATCTGTACCTACTGCAGTAGCATCCATTATTACCTCATATACCTTGGGTTATGTCATCAATACACATCTGTGCATCCCTTGTTCTATCaagtaaatatacatttttagtCCCTTGTTTGATTTGTTGTACCTTGTATATTTACTATGTATTTTGTGGTTGTGTAGTTTCTTTAGGAGTGAAATGAGTTTTGGGCTGGTCAGAAGTTCCAGTATTCCTCACATCCCTTATTGCTGTTGTTTATCTGTCAATCTGTGTAATTGTATTTAATGTAAAACTCATGAGTGTTagttagcctctctctctctgtctttctctcactctctgactGACTGTGTCCATTTGATTTCACAGAACTTTGAACCTGCGCCCATCCAGAACCGGTCTCGACTTGACCAGGTACTGTACCAGAGCCCCCGAAGTGCCCGTGgaagtgtgtgagcgtgtgtgtgagcgtgtgtgtgcacgcctgcGAATGAGCGTGCGCGAGTGTCAGTGATCACGCGGGGAGGGGAGGCTGCATGGGGAGAAGGTTGCTGTGGTCATGGCAACATCAGGACCATCACGTTATTACTGCCGCCGTTGCCGTGGGTCCGTTGCAGCGCAAAGACCTGCAATAGAATGCactggtgtctgtctgtgagcggttgctaaccacccccccccccccttctcttctcccgTCACAGGAACGCCAAAATCGAAGTAAACAATAGAAGACTGTACACTTGGCTCAGTCAACAGTTATAATAGGactgacattttgaaatttaaaacaaggaaaaagaaaaatgaaatggaaaaatgaatctttttttttttcttctatttaaTTCTGGTGACTCGGGCCAGCGTCGAGAACTCTGCTTTGTGCCGCAGGTACTTGAGCTGTGCAGGGACAAAGCAGGTTCATATATCAagtagcttcagccatttgtgttctccctccctccccctttttatttctgtttctcctgCCTTTTAGTCAGACTTGTGTCAATATGCCCTCCCTTCACccctctttatttttaatataatttgaaatgtaatcaGGGTTCTGCTGCACCTGTAATTACTCCTGGCCAGTTACTATTTTGtacaatcaacaaaaaaaacccggATGTGTTCTAGCCTTTTTTGaccagtagatggcagtgtGGTAGTGTTATGGGGGTCGGCGGTACGACCCTGCTGAAGATGCTTAGGCAGTTGGGCTAGAACAGGACAATGACAGATGGAATGACCTATGACAAAATTTTGAtgtaaaactatattttttgaaTTATGTATTTCTTGGCATATTACTGTTGTGACAACTTTAAGAAAAGAGTCAATTCAGAAAACATGTGctattattgttcttttttttccttctttcttttttggagccttaataataattattttgaaatgacacgGGGAAATAGAATAATCTTTACTTAAACTATAACAGTACTAGAGAATCAGGGAAAGAGGCTGTCATTGATAactgtattttcagtttcagtttttctCTGCCCTTTGGGTGAGAATGCGGTCATGTTTGAGGTCTGCTTTGGATCTTAACAATACAActcaattgtgttttttttcttgttttgttttgtttttttaaatgatgatgaCGTAACCGTAACTGTTCCATATTTTCCAGCAGGATGTCTGTTCCTGTGTTTAAGCCAGTCTGAGAAAAAAGTGTAGCACtcactgcttttttaaaaaatcaatgagaaaacgtgatttttttttttgtttggtttttttttgttaaattagaacgatgtgatgatgtaattgcaACATTGGAGTGAATTGTTTATAACATTTGGAAATCACTTTTTTGAGTTGCAAGTCACTTAaccttctttctctgtctgcttgatcatttttgtttgtttttgtttttttttttgtcctcagtAATGCTAAGCTTTAATGTAGGAACATATAGTAAGAGAGAAAGCCTCAAAAATGTGTAACCTGAAATTAATGTTACTGATTTACTGTCCAGAGTAAGAAAAACAAGAACGAAATAacgatttttttgtgtgtcattatttgaactgtgtgtgtgtgtgtgtgtttgtgtctgtgtatgtctgcgtctgcgtctgagtgtttgcatctgtgtgcatttgAAGTGTAGCTAAAACAGTCCTTATTGGAAACACCAAATGTAGCTGAAATTGTTTTATCTATATTTTTAACATCAAAAGGTATATTCCTTGTtagaacaaaacaatttttattaCTGCAGCAttactactgtgtgtgtgtgcacgcgcatgtgcttgtgtgtgtgtattcatatatatatacgcacatacacactctaccggtcaaaagttttagtaCACTTGTTTTTTAGTACTCTTGAGTACACattacttgttttgtttttttttttaactatttaagCAGTTTAACTTATGTAAATAACATTGAATGGCACATGGTAAGAAATTAATAGTCACAAGGTAAGAAGcaatagaaatgaaaaagatgGTTTTACTTCATAGAATAGTGACCTAAACTTTGGAGTCCATTAAAAAGCCACATTTGTCTAAATAAACAGCTGAACAAATTCTTTCCATTATCGAACAAGCTTCTATAGCAGTGTTGGTGTGAACTTTAAGAACCATGTGATTGTCATTGTAGAAACAAAATGGTATAAATATTCTCAGTAGTTATTGTTGGAAAAGGTGGCTATTTTGATGAATCTAAGATttggatcatttttttttttttttttttttttaaataaaaggcttttcctttcattttttatgtctgattgattgaaaattGTGGGTGTACTAAAACTTTtgaccaggtgtgtgtgtgtgtgtgtgtgtgtgtgtgtgtgtatatatatatatatatatatatatgtgtgtgtgtgtgtgtgtaaacgtcTTAAATATTTACCACTGGCTGTGGCCACAGGGAGAATGAGTGTTTGTGATGCCCTTAATGGGTGGAGTTTCTGAGCTCAATGCGTCGGGCTTGTGTGCAAAGTGGGCGGGCCTACACTGTTTATAGCACTAGGATTGGTTCATATCTGTGAGGCTCTGGTGGTAACGCCACACAGTCCAGGGCTCACAGGGCCGCACTCTTCACAGGGCTGGAGAGCTCCACATGCGGGAGGAAGTCTTCCTGAAAGCTGGCTGAAAAACTGACTGTCCTTTTGTGGTAATGCTGTATGTATAGTTGGCAGCCAACGGGGGATGCTcactttttaattttgattatttaagCTGGGTACTGTTTCCAGGGTTACCGTTTTTTGCATCTAACTGTCCATCACCATCTTAGTTTCTGGTCTGTGCGAACTGCACTAATTCCGCATGGGTAGCGATTTAAATGTGCCGTGCTCACCTGATTGTAGCCCAGGACCCTGCTGATTTTCATGTCACAGTGTTAAATGGGACATTCACACAGAGACGAGCATGAACAGTTTGCTGTATCCAGTGTCTTACACCTGTCTGTTTCCTGGattgtaattgtgttttaaGCAAATATTGTTCTCACCGTTACCGCTGACCTTGTCAGAGTTTCAGCTGTTGAGGTCAAATGTCATAGTTTCATTTTATCTAAAATCTTTGACTCAGCTGTAAGTCTTAATGAAAACATGGGCCTCTTGCAGCTCACTTACCACGAACTACAAAGCACACCGTAGGTACTGTAAGGGTATTAACACTCAAACATGTAGTCAGGGCCAAAGCACATATTGATTCATATGTAAAACGTTGGCTTGTAAAGTAAAATTTACCCTACAAGCTACTGGTAGCCATTGAGAAGCAATGTGTGTCCTTTTATCTGTTCAGCCAGGAAATGAAACCGTGACTAATGTGCTTTGAATCTATAAGCATGTGAAAAAATCTAAGTTTCAGCCTCAAATTAAAGTAGCATGCCTgggatattttcaaaatattttttattaaatctaTATTGTGATGTTCACAGGTTGCCCAACTTGGATTCAAACTTTATAACCAGAATGAACCAGAATTTCTTTTATGAGAATTTTTTCCACACTGGCCAAACATCCTTCCACTGCTTACCGATCTTTCAGTTGAGTACTTGAGAATCTTcaatttttccttttattttttttattggtttatttttcaggGACAATGCACACCAATCAACAGTCAAACTGTAAATGAGCCAGAGTTAGCCTGAAAGGCTAGTTTTCATCTGCTATCCCTGGCCATATGTTTAAAAGGCAGCCTTTACTTGTCAGAATTCAGTTGTCGAGGACTTTGAGGTGTATATTAAAGACACACCCCTTCTTCTGTACAGGCAGTGTTTTCCCTAATAGACggttgttaaaatatttattttgcggTTCCTATTGAATATAGAAGATCGGTGGACTATCAAAAGTAGCTATACGTTTGTAGAATTGGACTTCTCACGTGTGGTCTATTGATCACATGGTGTTGACGTAACGGGGACGGCTTATTGATGAGCGCTGTCCGAGGTTCTGGATCCGTATTGATACAAAGCCTGGTCTCCAAGACGAAAAGATATGGCAAGCCGGCGGTAACCtagctggaaaaaataaattccatgATTAAGAGATGGAGATAGGACGAGGCAAATATCACAAACAATCTTTAGTTCAAACGGATAGATTTTGTACTCGAACAACACACGCCGACGTTCGTATTTGCATTTTAGAAAGTCAGTTCCTGGTTCCTGAACATTGTCTGCATAAAATGTAGGCTTGACTACTTTAGGCTGCCTTAGCTTTGTACTTTGAACTGCTTTAAAGCAAACGAAACCAGCTACTATTCGTAATGATGGCGCacattgtttgcattaaaaacgCAAACATATTATGGGGCTTCCAGAAATCACGTGGTCAtcctgcttttaaaatgatAGCCTACAGTATGTGTAATCATAACGTAATCTAGAAAATCTTATTTCGCTCCGTTGTAGTAGTGACCGGTACTGTCACCACTTGTGATTATAAATCAGATCGTGACTCTGATTAAGCATTTACAATATGAGCAATTAGAAAATGTGGATGGTGAATTTCGTCACTGAAAATTGTCGATAAACTTGTTTTGGTTAAAATGCTGCTAGCCTCTGCGCTGCACTTTGATGGCGCTAAACTGGTgagcattaaataattattggtTTTGTAAGCACGGTGAGAAAACCCGAAGCTACCTCCGTTGTCACACCACTCGCCTGAAACCCTCAACACGGGGTCCTTACTTTTCACGTGTCCGCGGGCCTCTGGGATTTTGCCTGAAGCTGCAAGGCAATACTGATCTCACCCGGAATCTGCTTTGAACAGAATTACGGGTACGATttcgcttctttttttttttttttttttgctaaatggGGTAATTTATTAGTGGTGACCAGTCATTCCCAGCCACGCGTTCGCAAATAAACCCCCTTCCCAAATGTCTACCCTTTTGATCCTCACGCAGAACAACTAATTATAAGCAAAACGGGGAAAAAACAATTGCAAACAACAGTCGACACTACAAATGAACAGTCGTGTTGTCAAATTTCCACTGCTACCGAACCACGGCCCAAATACGTGGTTGACTTCAATATATAGTCTGTCCCACGACAGCACAATGTTCTAGCACTCAAGCACTTCGTACATCTGAGGTGAAAAAATCCGTAAACATATTATCGAAAGTGCTCCACGTTGGTTCCTGGTAAATTGTATagtctttttatgttttactcagtaattgcaaactgaaaaagatCATTATTTAAGAATACTTATCTTCCAGACGTTTCCCTAAACGTTTCCCTTTTAACTTTGTTGTAGATTTACTTACACACATGATCATGAACAGTTCCAGTGTATTTTGTGGTTTGCACCTCTATTTTAATAATGGTAGCGTCCGATAAAAATAATCACTGtatccatttttttattctgtttttatcatAGCAACTCTATTTCATAATAAATACCATtactaataatactactactactaccacccctactactactactactgctactagtagtagtagtatacagtactagttataataataacagtattattattatgctacaTAACAATTGCTTTCACTCATTTTCACAACAGTTCCAATGTGCAAAACTCTTAATGAAAACTATGAAACTGACATGCAGATTTCCTACATGAAGGCCACAAGTGCAATATTtacatacaaaatgaaaaattcgaAATTACTTTTCCTGTTCTCTGAATACAGCCAGCTCATGTTGGAACAATGTTCTAATTACTTTTGATATACACGCATATCATTGAATCAATTCAACATTGACAACATTTCTACAAGAGTGTCTCATCCTCACCAGATCTTTCTTGATGACaagaaatgcaattattaattttaaatgatgtattGAACTAATCTGACACAGTCGTACCTATTTTGGGTTCAGTATGGGAAATTTCAGGAATATGAGCTGAAATGTAGATCAGGGTGTGGAGCAACAGCAGTGTATATTTAATCAAGTATTAGAAACAGCATATGGCATAACTTTTTGACTTGTTCATTCTGTTGCATAATCATTATCggatacattttgaaaagtcactACTTGTCAAGTTATGCTTGGTACCTCTCAAATAAATAGTTTTTCTACATCAGGTTTCTATGTCAACCAGGTCTGGTGCACATCATTTGGGCAGACTAGCCCCCTCAGCCGAAGTCAGAGCAGAAGTGGATAGGAGTCCCTGTCGCGTTTCACTATTTTCAACCAGGATGTGGAGAATCCAGGCTGCCCAACTGGCAAGTAGGTCACCTTCATGTTGGCAATGGGGGGAGCATGTAACCTACGTACATGTACTTCATTTCAACTTTGTGGAAGGCACACTGCCGGACCACCTAGTTTCTCATAGTCAGACGTACAGTCTCACAAGCGCACTGAGAAGTCAAACAATTAATTCACATGAAAATATTAGAGCCTACTGGAGTGCAAAAGTGTAATCTTTGAGGTAAATGAACACTGGCCAAAACACAGTATGTAAATTGTGATTGTGATTTACAACCATTGcatgtgtttcatttcagtttatatACATTTCCATTTTGGACACATTGCAGTAGCTATTGCTTTTCGTGTCTTGCCAAATACTTCACTCCAAATTGTTTTGCCTTGCACAGTATCAacgatttagattttttttaatacagcaaATAGAtataacaaaaacagaatgctTACGGTACATATCAAACATATCAGGTTTTTTTTGATGGTTGCAATTTGGATACTTTCAATATTTTCATCGTCTCGAACAAGCACGTAAATAAGAAACAAGAGACTGAGAATGGAAAATTGGACTTGAAAATAAATGCGACTCAAAACCACTCTTGTCAAATAGAACCACACGAGtaatattattgcacatttttattgtttaaaacagGACCAAATCATGCGAAGCTTCTCGCGCAAATAATAATCTGTCAGCCCAAGGTAGTGACATTTTCATTAGGAATTATTCGGTTTTCAAAAGCAATGCGAGCGTGAATACCTTCCATGTGAGGTATTCAGGCTCGGAAACTCAATCATGGAATATTAAGAGCTTCTTATACATTAGGAATCTATGGGGTCACTGTATTCTGGAATAATAATTTACTGTTAGTATGTGTTCTGACAGAAGAGTGAATGTTTGCTTGTATAAACTGTATATTAAAAGTGAAAATCTAGCGTCAtataaaagcatatttaaaagtAGTGACCATGGGTCCGACCGTGGGCCATTAGGCCTAGATAGGCTATTACCACCTTGAGGCTTGGCCGTCGGCTTTGAATATAGTGTATGTTCGTCAAGTCTTTCAAGTAGAGTGTCGGCCTATAATGAGTTGCCATGTAGGAGTTGGTATAAGCAGCTCTATTTATGTGAAATCAAGTGTAACGTGTTTTTTAATGGTATTCTTATCTCGAATGATTTAGTTTCTGTGATGCGTTAACCCGCGAAAAAGGATGTGCGCGGCCTCTCAGAATTAAAGGCAAAATATTTGAGGGCCAGCTCCAAgtcaattttccattttttcacgGAGCGTAACTTCTCTGTCACAACACTGTAGAGGTAGATCTACTTCTCATACAAACATGATGCTGACATATAATCAACCACGATATTTTACACGGATGCAATTTTCACTGTCTGTCAGCCAAGTAAAGCGAAGAAAAAT
This window contains:
- the LOC135237268 gene encoding YTH domain-containing family protein 1-like gives rise to the protein MSATSIDPQRPKGQDSKVQNGSLHQKETVHDNDFEPYLTSQSNQNNSYQSMTDPYMSSYYPPSIGFPYPLSEAPWSTGGDPPIPYLTPYAPLSNGDHHFMHDTVFGQPGGLGSNIYQHRFNFFPENPAFSAWGTSGSQGQQTQSSAYGGSYSYPPSSLGGTLVDGQTGFHSETMSKAPGMNSLEQGMVGLKIGGELAGSGVKAVGSMIGGAAGNGGAPIGMPPPKPASWAAIASKPAKPQLKVKTKPGMPLPGGALPPPPIKHNMDIGTWDNKGPASKPPPSHQPLPHPHGHTHPLPPPQQAPPPLQSPQSLAQQQLSLQAPPHQAQPLHNPYQNHAQAPPPQTRWVAPRNRNLGYGQGGAVDGGGGGSSSSGGGGPPGAGPGGVGAGPGGAESHPVLEKLRAAHSYNPKDFDWNLRTGRVFIIKSYSEDDIHRSIKYSIWCSTEHGNKRLDAAFRAMATKGPVYLLFSVNGSGHFCGVAEMRSPVDYGTSAGVWSQDKWKGKFDVNWLFVKDVPNSQLRHIRLENNDNKPVTNSRDTQEVPLEKAKQVLKIIATYKHTTSIFDDFSHYEKRQEEEEVVRKNFEPAPIQNRSRLDQERQNRSKQ